In one window of Gossypium arboreum isolate Shixiya-1 chromosome 4, ASM2569848v2, whole genome shotgun sequence DNA:
- the LOC108460797 gene encoding gamma-tubulin complex component 3: MEEEDQRKVTDLVIELVRRLLSQQNPQNASPNSPHLSQSLRYALRILSSRLTPSVSPDADAVAESIKRRLATQGNSSDALTFADLYTKFASKNGPGSVNNKWAVLYLLKIISEDRKNAISGMDSSVFLPNLGLNDDEMGNDLRVLNAKENREKAWKNGVLLVSKDPENLREISFREFGNLVEEENEVTEEVLVRDVLYACQGIDGKYVKFDSNLDGYALSDSIKVPRATRTIVRKLCELGWLFRKVKGYISESMDRFPAEDVGTVGQAFCAALQDELSEYYKLLAVLEAQSTNPIPLVSENASSGNYLSLRRLSVWFAEPMVKMRLMAILVDKCKALRGGAMAGAIHLHAQHGDPLVHDFMRRLLRRVCSPLFEMVRSWVLEGELEDIFAEFFIVGQPVKAESLWREGYRLHAGMLPLFISQSIAQRILRTGKSINFLRVCCDDRGWADAATEAVAAAGVTTRRGGLGYGETDALESLVMEAAKRIDKHLLDVIYKRYKFKEHCLAIKRYLLLGQGDFVQYLMDIVGPELSEPANTISSFKLAGLLESAIRSSNAQYDDPDILDRLRVKMMPHGTGDRGWDVFSLEYDARVPLDTVFTESVMTRYLRIFNFLWKLRQVEHALIGAWKTMKPNCLTSHVYTKLQHAVKLQLLSTLRRCQVLWDEMNHFVTNLQYYIMFEVLEVSWSNFSNEMEVAKDLDDLLAAHEKYLHSIVEKSLLGERSQTLYKSLFVLFDLILQFRSLADRLYEGIHELQARTAESSLSSRDKNKLRQTKDKSSEPGSWIREGRKALTQRASEFLQNMGQELDALATEYKSLLEGFLTQLPVQQHVDLKFLLFRLDFTEFYTRQHATM; this comes from the exons ATGGAAGAAGAAGATCAGCGCAAAGTCACAGATCTAGTAATTGAGCTAGTTCGTCGTTTACTCTCTCAACAAAACCCTCAAAACGCAAGCCCTAACTCTCCTCATCTCTCCCAATCTCTTCGCTACGCTCTCCGCATTCTATCCAGCCGTTTAACCCCTTCCGTTTCCCCTGATGCGGACGCCGTCGCCGAATCCATCAAGCGCCGTCTCGCCACTCAAGGTAACTCCTCTGATGCCCTTACTTTCGCTGATCTCTATACCAAGTTCGCTTCCAAAAATGGTCCGGGCAGCGTTAATAACAAATGGGCTGTTCTTTATTTGCTTAAAATTATATCCGAGGATCGAAAAAATGCTATCAGTGGGATGGATTCTTCGGTTTTCTTGCCTAATTTAGGTTTAAATGATGATGAAATGGGAAATGATTTAAGGGTTTTGAATGCTAAAGAGAATAGAGAAAAGGCTTGGAAAAATGGGGTTTTATTGGTTTCAAAAGACCCCGAAAATTTGCGCGAAATTTCGTTTAGGGAGTTTGGGAATTTAGTTGAGGAAGAGAATGAGGTGACTGAAGAGGTTTTGGTTAGAGATGTGTTGTATGCTTGTCAAGGGATTGATGGGAAGTATGTGAAATTTGATAGTAATTTAGATGGTTATGCTTTATCAGATTCAATTAAGGTACCTAGAGCTACTCGAACTATTGTTAGGAAGCTTTGTGAATTAGGCTGGTTGTTTAGGAAAGTTAAAGGGTATATTTCAGAGAGTATGGATCGTTTTCCTGCTGAAGATGTGGGGACTGTAGGCCAGGCATTTTGTGCTGCTTTGCAGGATGAGTTATCGGAGTATTATAAGTTGTTGGCTGTCCTAGAGGCTCAGTCAACAAATCCAATTCCATTGGTTTCAGAGAATGCAAGTTCAGGGAACTACTTGTCCTTGAGGAGATTGTCAGTTTGGTTTGCTGAGCCAATGGTGAAAATGAGACTGATGGCCATTTTGGTTGATAAGTGTAAAGCTTTGAGGGGAGGTGCTATGGCTGGCGCTATTCATTTGCATGCACAGCATGGTGATCCTCTAGTCCATGACTTCATGAGGCGATTGCTTAGGAGGGTGTGCTCTCCGCTTTTTGAAATGGTGAGGAGCTGGGTTTTGGAAGGGGAATTGGAGGACATTTTTGCTGAATTCTTTATTGTGGGGCAACCAGTGAAAGCTGAATCCCTTTGGAGAGAAGGTTACCGACTGCATGCTGGAATGTTGCCTCTGTTCATTTCCCAATCTATTGCTCAACGTATTCTGAGGACTGGGAAATCTATTAATTTTCTTCGTGTTTGTTGTGATGACCGAGGTTGGGCGGATGCAGCAACAGAGGCTGTAGCTGCTGCTGGAGTGACTACTAGAAGAGGGGGTCTTGGATATGGAGAAACTGATGCACTTGAATCTCTAGTCATGGAAGCAGCTAAGAGAATTGATAAGCATTTGTTGGATGTTATATACAAGAGGTACAAGTTTAAAGAACACTGTCTTGCAATCAAGAGATATTTGCTGCTTGGGCAGGGTGATTTTGTTCAGTACCTGATGGATATTGTTGGACCAGAGCTTTCTGAGCCTGCTAATACTATTAGTTCCTTCAAGTTAGCTGGATTACTGGAAAGTGCAATTCGGTCATCTAATGCTCAGTATGATGATCCTGACATACTAGATCGGTTGAGAGTTAAGATGATGCCACACGGCACTGGTGACCGTGGATGGGATGTATTCTCATTGGAATATGATGCTAGGGTTCCTTTAGATACAGTGTTTACTGAATCTGTCATGACAAGGTAtttaagaatttttaattttctgTGGAAGCTTAGACAGGTGGAGCATGCACTCATTGGTGCTTGGAAGACAATGAAACCCAATTGTCTTACTTCACATGTATACACAAAGCTGCAACATGCTGTAAAATTGCAATTGCTTTCAACATTGAGGCGATGCCAGGTTCTTTGGGATGAGATGAATCATTTTGTTACCAACTTGCAATACTATATCATGTTTGAAGTCTTGGAGGTGTCATGGTCCAATTTTTCCAATGAAATGGAAGTAGCCAAAGATCTTGATGATCTACTTGCAGCACATGAGAAGTACCTCCACTCAATTGTAGAAAAATCACTCCTGGGTGAAAGATCTCAAACCCTTTACAAGTCACTGTTTGTCCTCTTTGACCTTATACTGCAATTTAGAAGTCTTGCAGATCGGTTATATGAAGGAATTCATGAGTTACAAGCGAG AACTGCAGAATCCTCTTTAAGTTCTCGAGACAAAAACAAACTGAGGCAAACCAAGGATAAATCTTCAGAGCCAGGGTCTTGGATTAGGGAAGGCAGGAAAGCTCTAACACAGCGTGCTAGTGAATTCCTTCAAAATATGGGACAAGAACTAGATGCATTAGCTACGGAGTATAAATCATTGCTTGAGGGTTTCTTAACTCAGTTGCCTGTTCAGCAACATGTAGATTTGAAATTCCTCCTTTTCCGGTTAGATTTCACTGAATTTTATACTCGACAGCATGCTACCATGTAA